In Gammaproteobacteria bacterium, the following proteins share a genomic window:
- a CDS encoding sigma-54-dependent Fis family transcriptional regulator — MIGQSTVFLDTLALISKIGRCDAPVLIEGETGTGKELAARAIHYGSARREGPFIPVNCGAIPDALIENELFGHKQGAYTDARRDHEGLVGNAQNGTLFLDEIDALTPKAQVTLLRFLQDQQYRPLGGADVRHASVRIVAASNADIDVLVERGNFRSDLLFRIRLMALKLPPLRQRSGDAALLANHFLHACVARFGPEKIINPETLQWFERYSWPGNVRELENLICREYLLADGNNICIQPPALLNGERRVRSDRRRLSFETDSFHQAKNKAIAEFERRYLEAVLLVTEGNVTRAASMVGKERRAFGKLLKKYGIDRLSYAE, encoded by the coding sequence ATGATTGGACAGTCCACCGTTTTTCTCGACACGCTGGCATTAATAAGCAAGATCGGCCGTTGCGATGCGCCGGTGTTGATCGAAGGTGAAACCGGTACCGGTAAGGAATTGGCGGCACGTGCCATTCACTACGGCAGCGCTCGCCGCGAAGGTCCGTTTATCCCGGTGAATTGCGGCGCCATTCCGGATGCATTGATCGAGAACGAGCTCTTCGGGCACAAGCAAGGCGCGTACACCGATGCGCGGCGCGATCACGAAGGCTTAGTTGGTAACGCGCAAAACGGTACGTTGTTCCTCGATGAAATCGACGCGTTGACGCCGAAAGCACAAGTCACGCTGCTGCGTTTCCTGCAAGACCAACAATACCGGCCGTTAGGTGGGGCCGATGTGCGCCATGCGAGTGTGCGCATCGTCGCTGCCAGCAACGCCGATATCGATGTGTTGGTCGAGCGCGGCAACTTTCGATCGGATCTATTGTTCCGCATCCGGCTCATGGCATTAAAGCTGCCGCCGCTACGCCAACGATCGGGCGACGCGGCGTTGTTAGCCAATCACTTTCTGCACGCCTGTGTCGCTCGCTTCGGTCCCGAGAAGATCATCAATCCGGAAACGCTGCAATGGTTCGAGCGCTATTCTTGGCCGGGTAACGTTCGCGAGTTAGAAAATCTCATTTGTCGTGAATACTTGCTCGCCGACGGCAACAACATCTGTATTCAGCCGCCGGCGCTGCTGAATGGCGAGCGCCGCGTGCGATCGGATCGGCGACGATTGAGTTTCGAAACCGACAGCTTTCATCAAGCGAAAAATAAAGCGATCGCCGAATTCGAGCGTCGCTATCTCGAGGCGGTGCTGCTGGTGACAGAGGGCAACGTAACGCGCGCTGCTAGCATGGTCGGCAAAGAGCGGCGCGCTTTTGGAAAATTATTGAAGAAATATGGGATCGATCGATTGAGCTACGCCGAATAG
- a CDS encoding sarcosine oxidase subunit delta yields MLQIRCPWCGVRDETEFQYRGDATIKRPPADASADMFYEYVYTRTNPKGWQQEYWHHLSGCRRMVKVVRHTLTHAIAATGWPSDALETPSA; encoded by the coding sequence ATGCTTCAGATTCGTTGTCCGTGGTGTGGTGTCCGCGATGAGACCGAGTTTCAGTACCGCGGCGATGCCACGATCAAGCGCCCGCCGGCGGACGCATCCGCGGATATGTTCTACGAGTACGTGTATACGCGCACTAACCCTAAAGGTTGGCAACAAGAGTATTGGCATCATTTGTCGGGTTGCCGGCGCATGGTCAAGGTCGTGCGGCACACGCTGACGCACGCGATTGCGGCGACCGGTTGGCCCAGTGATGCGTTGGAAACCCCGTCCGCATGA
- a CDS encoding phage tail protein, with protein MAQFSVNAQRFDPYKNFKFRVKWDGRYVAGVSKVGGLKRTTEVVKHREGGDPSSSRKSPGRTEYEAITLERGVTHDPEFEAWANKVWNFGAGLGKEVSLKDFRKDVIIEVYNESGQLALSYQVFRCWVSEYQALPDLDANANAVAIQHIKLENEGWLRDVSTPEPSEESLGQTVG; from the coding sequence ATGGCTCAGTTCAGCGTAAACGCGCAGCGTTTCGATCCGTATAAGAATTTCAAATTTCGCGTGAAGTGGGACGGCCGCTATGTTGCCGGCGTCAGCAAAGTCGGTGGCCTCAAGCGCACCACCGAAGTCGTCAAGCATCGCGAGGGCGGCGACCCGAGTTCGAGCCGCAAATCGCCGGGTCGTACGGAGTACGAAGCCATCACGCTTGAGCGCGGCGTAACCCACGATCCTGAGTTCGAGGCGTGGGCGAATAAGGTTTGGAATTTCGGTGCTGGCCTCGGCAAAGAAGTGTCACTCAAAGACTTCCGCAAGGACGTCATCATCGAGGTCTACAACGAATCCGGCCAGCTGGCACTGAGCTATCAGGTGTTCCGCTGTTGGGTGTCGGAGTATCAAGCCTTGCCCGACCTCGATGCCAATGCCAACGCCGTCGCCATCCAGCACATCAAGCTCGAGAACGAAGGCTGGTTGCGCGATGTCAGTACGCCCGAACCGAGCGAAGAAAGTCTGGGTCAAACGGTCGGTTGA
- a CDS encoding sarcosine oxidase subunit alpha family protein, whose translation MTQPFRLSTGGAIQRDHPVSFQFDGRRYTGYRGDTLASALLANGIHLVGRSFKYHCARGVLTCGSEEPNALVELRRNARREPNTRATTIELYHGLDASSQNRWPSLRFDLLSLNVLAAPLLVAGFYYKTFMWPASFWEPVYERLIRRAAGLGRAAREADADSYESCHRHCDVLVVGAGPAGIAAALNAARQGVRVLLCDENASLGGRLLYERDLVDGKPAVDWLAHKVQAFSRFPNLCVLRRTTVFGAYDHNVYGAVERVADHVSQPLPGQPRQRRWTIRAQRTVIATGAHERPLVFPGNDLPGVMLASAVRAYANRFAVAVGRRVVVVTNNDDAYQTAIDLTVAGIATPLIVDTRQRSGMIADVARAAGIDVRTSTLPKRAVGGRRVRALELMTSAGQPAGRVACDCLAMSGGFNPVVHLASQQGAKPTWSEPAVGYVPSADLPQVHVVGAARGVYALADCLLDGEGAGSGYVSAARPLAGYGDAQPPQPLWSVAANGKAFVDFQNDVTLADLELAAREGYVSPEHAKRYTTLGMATDQGKTSNINALGILAQVQGKAISAMGPVTYRPPYTPVAIGSFAGHRRGHDFLPIRRTAMQQWHERAGAVFIQVGHWLRAGYYPRPGETPQQTIDRETTAVRTTAGLCDVSTLGKIELFGPDAVEFLNRLYVNGWSTLAVNKARYGLMLREDGFVFDDGTVTRLGDEHFFITTTTANAGAVLAHMEYCHQCVWPDLDVAFCSVTEQWAAMSLAGPRARRVLARVVSTDVSNEALPFMGVVKTMIDNVPVRVFRISFSGELAYEINTPWGFGQAVWERLMATGADLGLVPYGLEALNVLRIEKGHVTGAEIDGRTTAADLGFARMMNDRKDFIGRMLAKRPGLVDPIRPALVGIKAVDATVRLRSGAQITLPTTASAALSTQPSLGHVTSVAFSPTLKRWIGLALVADSRARIGEHLYASSPLHHEATPVEIVEPCFIDQDGRRLHA comes from the coding sequence ATGACACAACCCTTTCGTTTGTCAACCGGCGGTGCGATTCAGCGCGACCATCCGGTTTCGTTTCAGTTCGACGGTCGTCGCTATACCGGTTACCGCGGCGACACATTGGCATCGGCACTGCTCGCCAACGGCATTCATCTCGTGGGTCGTAGTTTCAAGTATCACTGCGCCCGCGGCGTACTCACCTGCGGTTCGGAAGAGCCGAATGCGCTCGTGGAGCTGCGGCGCAACGCCCGCCGTGAACCGAATACACGCGCGACGACGATCGAGCTTTATCACGGTCTCGACGCGAGCAGTCAAAATCGTTGGCCGAGCTTGCGGTTTGATCTGTTGTCGCTGAACGTATTGGCAGCGCCGTTGCTGGTCGCCGGTTTCTATTACAAAACGTTCATGTGGCCGGCGTCATTCTGGGAACCGGTCTACGAACGATTGATTCGCCGTGCTGCCGGCCTCGGTCGGGCAGCTCGTGAAGCCGATGCCGATAGCTACGAATCCTGCCATCGTCATTGCGATGTGCTCGTTGTCGGTGCCGGACCGGCTGGAATCGCGGCGGCGCTGAATGCTGCACGCCAGGGTGTGCGTGTGCTGCTGTGTGATGAAAATGCGTCACTGGGCGGGCGCCTGCTGTACGAACGTGATCTCGTCGATGGAAAACCTGCCGTTGATTGGTTGGCACATAAGGTACAGGCGTTCAGTCGCTTTCCGAACTTGTGCGTACTCCGGCGGACGACAGTCTTCGGTGCCTACGATCACAACGTTTACGGTGCGGTCGAACGCGTTGCCGATCACGTGTCGCAGCCGCTGCCCGGACAACCGCGTCAACGGCGCTGGACAATACGAGCGCAGCGCACCGTGATTGCGACTGGCGCGCATGAGCGACCGTTGGTGTTCCCGGGTAACGATTTACCGGGCGTGATGTTGGCCTCGGCGGTACGTGCTTATGCCAATCGTTTCGCCGTTGCCGTCGGGCGTCGTGTTGTCGTCGTGACTAATAATGATGATGCCTATCAAACCGCCATCGACTTAACGGTTGCCGGTATCGCCACGCCGCTGATCGTCGATACGCGCCAGCGATCTGGAATGATTGCCGATGTTGCCCGCGCCGCTGGCATAGACGTGCGTACCTCGACCTTGCCAAAACGCGCCGTCGGTGGTCGACGCGTGCGGGCGTTGGAGCTGATGACGTCGGCCGGTCAGCCGGCCGGGCGTGTTGCCTGCGATTGCCTGGCGATGTCGGGCGGTTTCAATCCGGTCGTACATCTGGCGAGTCAGCAAGGTGCGAAACCTACTTGGTCGGAACCGGCGGTCGGCTACGTTCCCAGCGCCGATCTGCCGCAAGTGCATGTCGTGGGTGCCGCGCGCGGCGTGTATGCATTGGCGGATTGTTTGCTCGATGGCGAAGGTGCTGGCAGCGGCTATGTGTCGGCAGCGCGGCCGTTGGCCGGTTACGGCGACGCGCAACCGCCGCAACCGTTGTGGTCGGTGGCGGCGAACGGCAAAGCATTCGTCGATTTTCAAAACGACGTCACGCTCGCCGACCTCGAATTGGCCGCGCGCGAAGGCTATGTATCGCCCGAGCATGCGAAGCGTTACACCACGCTCGGCATGGCGACCGATCAAGGTAAGACCTCCAACATCAATGCGCTCGGCATTCTCGCGCAAGTGCAGGGCAAAGCGATCTCGGCAATGGGCCCGGTAACGTATCGACCGCCGTATACGCCGGTTGCGATTGGCAGCTTCGCCGGTCACCGACGTGGTCACGACTTCTTGCCGATCCGGCGCACCGCGATGCAGCAATGGCACGAGCGCGCCGGTGCCGTATTCATACAAGTAGGGCATTGGTTGCGCGCCGGTTACTACCCGCGGCCCGGTGAGACACCGCAACAAACGATCGATCGCGAAACGACGGCGGTACGCACGACCGCCGGGCTGTGCGATGTGTCGACGCTCGGCAAGATCGAGTTGTTCGGGCCGGACGCTGTTGAATTTTTAAACCGCTTGTACGTTAACGGTTGGTCCACACTCGCCGTTAACAAAGCGCGTTACGGATTAATGTTGCGCGAAGATGGCTTTGTGTTCGACGACGGCACCGTAACACGGTTGGGCGATGAACACTTTTTTATCACCACAACGACGGCCAACGCCGGCGCGGTGTTGGCGCACATGGAGTATTGCCACCAATGCGTGTGGCCGGATCTCGACGTCGCGTTCTGCTCCGTGACCGAGCAATGGGCGGCAATGTCATTGGCCGGGCCACGGGCACGCCGTGTCTTGGCACGTGTGGTCAGTACTGATGTTTCTAATGAAGCGTTGCCATTCATGGGCGTCGTCAAAACCATGATCGATAATGTGCCGGTACGAGTTTTCCGAATCAGTTTTTCCGGTGAGTTGGCTTATGAGATCAATACACCCTGGGGTTTCGGTCAAGCCGTGTGGGAGCGGTTGATGGCGACCGGCGCCGATCTCGGACTCGTTCCCTATGGCCTGGAAGCGCTCAATGTGTTGCGCATCGAGAAGGGCCATGTGACCGGCGCCGAGATCGACGGCCGCACGACCGCTGCCGATCTCGGTTTTGCGCGGATGATGAACGACAGGAAAGACTTCATCGGCCGTATGCTGGCGAAACGCCCTGGGCTGGTCGACCCAATACGACCCGCGCTGGTCGGTATTAAAGCGGTCGATGCGACCGTGCGTTTGCGATCGGGCGCGCAGATCACATTGCCTACGACGGCGAGCGCCGCGTTGTCGACGCAACCCTCGTTGGGCCACGTAACATCAGTTGCATTTAGTCCCACGTTGAAGCGGTGGATTGGTCTAGCGCTGGTTGCCGATAGCAGGGCACGCATCGGTGAACACTTGTATGCAAGCTCTCCGCTTCACCATGAAGCAACACCGGTAGAAATCGTCGAGCCTTGCTTTATCGATCAGGACGGGAGGCGTTTGCATGCGTGA
- a CDS encoding sarcosine oxidase subunit beta family protein produces MKYSLLSLAKSAFYGHRCWPRAWRDPEPKSEYDVVIIGGGGHGLATAYYLAKEHGIRNVAVLEKGWIGGGNVGRNTTLVRSNYLLPENIRFYEHSLKRWESLSQELNFNVMLSQRGVLNLFHTDGQRDAAVRRGNALRLAGVDAELLEQRQVQQMVPILDFDHGRFPILGGLLQRRGGTARHDAVVWGYARAADQRGVDILQNCEVTNIEHSGGRAVAVQTTRGRIKARKIAIAVAGHTSAVAQMAGLSLPIESHLLQAFVTEGIKPLIDTVVTFGAAHFYISQSDKGGLVFGGDLDGYNSYSQRGSLGSFFEETLSSAMSLIPCLGRLRVLRQWGGVMDMTMDGSPLICKTPVGGLYLNGGWCYGGFKAIPGSGWCFAHTIAKDEPHPLNAPFTMERFRDGRLLNEKGAGPYPWAH; encoded by the coding sequence TTGAAATACTCCCTGCTGTCCCTAGCCAAGTCGGCATTTTATGGACACCGGTGTTGGCCGCGCGCCTGGCGCGACCCCGAACCGAAGTCCGAATACGACGTCGTCATTATCGGCGGCGGCGGGCACGGCCTGGCGACTGCTTATTATCTTGCCAAGGAGCATGGCATACGGAACGTCGCCGTCCTGGAAAAAGGCTGGATCGGCGGCGGCAACGTCGGTCGTAATACGACGCTGGTGCGCTCGAATTACTTGCTGCCGGAAAACATTCGGTTTTATGAGCATTCGTTGAAACGTTGGGAATCGTTGTCGCAGGAGCTCAATTTCAACGTGATGCTGAGTCAACGCGGGGTGCTCAATTTGTTTCATACCGACGGCCAGCGCGATGCCGCCGTCCGCCGCGGTAATGCATTGCGCCTTGCCGGTGTCGACGCCGAATTGCTCGAGCAGCGGCAGGTACAGCAGATGGTGCCGATACTCGATTTCGACCACGGACGGTTTCCAATTTTGGGGGGGTTGCTGCAGCGTCGTGGCGGTACCGCGCGTCACGATGCCGTCGTTTGGGGCTATGCGCGAGCCGCCGATCAGCGCGGTGTCGACATCCTTCAAAACTGCGAAGTCACGAATATCGAGCACAGCGGCGGTCGCGCGGTAGCGGTGCAAACGACACGCGGACGAATTAAGGCTCGCAAAATCGCCATTGCGGTTGCCGGTCACACATCGGCAGTGGCGCAGATGGCCGGATTATCGTTGCCGATCGAAAGTCATTTGTTGCAGGCGTTCGTCACCGAAGGCATCAAGCCATTGATCGACACCGTTGTTACTTTCGGTGCGGCGCATTTTTACATCAGTCAATCCGACAAGGGCGGGCTCGTATTCGGCGGCGACCTCGACGGCTACAACAGTTATTCGCAACGCGGCAGTCTTGGCAGCTTCTTCGAAGAGACGCTGTCGAGCGCGATGTCGCTGATCCCATGTCTTGGCCGCTTGCGCGTGTTACGCCAGTGGGGCGGTGTCATGGACATGACCATGGACGGTAGTCCGCTTATTTGTAAGACGCCGGTTGGCGGCCTCTATTTAAACGGCGGTTGGTGTTACGGCGGTTTCAAAGCGATCCCAGGTTCCGGTTGGTGCTTTGCGCACACGATCGCCAAGGACGAACCGCATCCACTCAATGCGCCGTTCACGATGGAACGTTTTCGCGATGGCCGGTTGTTGAACGAAAAGGGTGCCGGCCCGTATCCCTGGGCGCATTAG
- a CDS encoding phage tail sheath family protein translates to MPATLTYPGVYIEEIPSGVRTITGVATSITAFIGRAPRGPTDVATRIQSFADYDRAFGGLSSLSTMSYAVQHYFQHGGSDAYIIRVHNAAGTAEINLPTSGTALILSAASPGKWGNALRVSVNYEATKDPASLYTLTIQELDAPASKNVVRSEVFLNLSSDPNNARFVTTVLAEGSALVNVKGSAPSARPTATITNADDPTDSTKYVAANTAGTDGADVTDNQIAADSLKVGRKGMYALEAADLFNLLCIPPLTFDTDVSSSNTLAKAAAYCAYRRAMLVVDSPASWVDTTSAETGINTLRTDIGTALATNVAVYFPRLRMPDPMQENRLDTFVPCGAVAGIMARTDAQRGVWKAPAGLEASFSGVPELAFKLNDAANGRLNPLGLNCNRSFPTFGNVVWGARTLAGADMLSSDWKYVPVRRLALFLEESLYRGTQWIVFEPNDEPLWAQIRLNIGAFMHNMFRLGAFQGKSPQDAYFVKCDKDTTTQNDINLGIVNIVVGFAPLKPAEFVVIKIQQMAGQIET, encoded by the coding sequence ATGCCGGCAACACTGACGTACCCAGGCGTTTATATCGAAGAGATTCCAAGCGGTGTGCGTACCATTACCGGTGTCGCCACGTCCATTACGGCGTTCATCGGCCGCGCGCCGCGCGGGCCGACCGATGTCGCCACGCGTATCCAAAGCTTCGCCGACTACGATCGCGCTTTCGGTGGCTTGTCGTCGCTCAGCACCATGAGCTATGCGGTGCAGCATTATTTCCAACACGGTGGCAGCGACGCCTACATCATTCGCGTGCACAACGCGGCCGGCACCGCCGAGATTAATTTGCCAACGAGCGGGACCGCGCTGATTCTTTCGGCCGCCAGCCCCGGCAAATGGGGCAACGCGCTGCGGGTCTCGGTCAATTACGAAGCGACCAAAGACCCGGCAAGTCTTTATACGCTGACGATTCAAGAGCTAGACGCGCCGGCTTCGAAGAATGTGGTGCGTAGCGAAGTGTTTCTCAACTTGTCGAGCGATCCGAACAACGCCCGTTTCGTCACCACGGTATTGGCCGAAGGATCGGCGCTGGTCAATGTGAAGGGCAGCGCGCCGAGCGCGCGGCCGACCGCCACCATCACCAACGCCGACGATCCGACCGACTCGACCAAGTACGTCGCCGCTAATACCGCCGGCACCGACGGCGCCGACGTTACCGATAACCAAATCGCCGCCGACAGCTTGAAAGTCGGGCGTAAAGGCATGTATGCGCTTGAGGCTGCCGATTTGTTCAATCTACTCTGCATACCGCCGTTGACGTTCGACACCGATGTTAGTTCGAGCAACACACTGGCCAAGGCGGCCGCTTACTGCGCATACCGCCGGGCGATGTTGGTGGTCGATTCGCCGGCGAGTTGGGTCGACACGACCTCCGCCGAGACCGGCATCAACACGTTACGCACCGATATCGGCACGGCGCTCGCGACCAACGTCGCCGTGTATTTTCCACGCCTGCGCATGCCCGACCCGATGCAGGAAAACCGTTTGGACACATTCGTCCCGTGCGGCGCCGTCGCCGGCATCATGGCGCGCACCGACGCGCAACGCGGCGTGTGGAAGGCGCCGGCGGGACTGGAGGCGTCGTTCTCTGGGGTGCCCGAGCTCGCGTTTAAATTGAACGACGCCGCCAACGGCCGGCTCAATCCGTTGGGTCTCAATTGCAATCGTTCATTCCCGACGTTCGGCAATGTCGTTTGGGGCGCGCGCACGCTCGCCGGCGCCGACATGCTGAGCTCCGATTGGAAATATGTGCCGGTGCGCCGACTCGCGCTGTTTTTGGAAGAGAGTCTTTATCGCGGCACCCAATGGATCGTGTTCGAACCGAACGACGAGCCGTTGTGGGCGCAGATTCGTCTAAACATCGGCGCGTTCATGCACAACATGTTTCGTCTCGGCGCGTTCCAGGGCAAGTCGCCGCAAGACGCGTATTTCGTCAAATGCGATAAGGACACGACCACGCAGAACGATATCAATCTTGGCATCGTCAATATCGTCGTCGGTTTCGCGCCGCTCAAGCCCGCGGAATTCGTCGTCATCAAGATCCAACAGATGGCGGGGCAGATCGAGACGTAA
- a CDS encoding ABC transporter substrate-binding protein has protein sequence MHKKDPILEQLRHQSNDIENSLIDDYLAGHLTRRQLLRHASVLGMTSLVGGIGVALSPTAARAATSSTLRVASTAPTATIDPIKVSDTGGLVLLCQTGEFLVNSGGDLLLTPVLATSWKPSTDGKVWTFKLRKGVKFHNGKAMTANDVVATFDRLTDPANASSALSVFKDVLSKGSVRKVDDFTVEFQLDAANGNFPYLVSSDNYNSIILPADYAGDFEKNFIGTGPFKLEKYTPKVGVSFVRNPDYWGMKALVERVEFSFFDNAQAQILAFQGRRVDVIQQISVLKARGLLKDPDVNLIRLKSSAHSQVHMRTDMAPFTDKRVRQALALCLNRPKIIQGLFQNLASLGNDSPFAPAFPSTDTSVPQRAENIQKAKQLMAAAGAKDGFNVTLTTEKYLEIPEYAVLIQNAAKKIGINITLNVKDQSAYYGKAVYGESDWLDSVLGITDYGHRGVPNVVLGAPLKSDGTWNSAHFKNKEYDRLVTNYVAALDTSSQRTAAGEIQRLLLDETPAIFGYFYDFLAVTAKNVVGVKPTAMSHLFLGQARFT, from the coding sequence GTGCATAAGAAAGACCCGATCCTGGAACAGCTCCGCCATCAAAGCAACGACATCGAAAACAGCTTGATCGATGACTATCTCGCCGGCCACCTTACGCGGCGCCAGTTGTTGCGCCACGCAAGTGTTCTCGGCATGACCTCGCTCGTCGGTGGTATCGGCGTCGCCCTGAGTCCGACTGCTGCTCGCGCCGCTACCAGTAGCACCTTGCGCGTTGCCTCGACAGCGCCGACCGCCACGATCGATCCGATCAAAGTATCAGACACCGGGGGTTTGGTGTTGCTGTGCCAGACCGGCGAGTTCTTGGTGAACTCGGGAGGCGACTTGTTACTGACGCCGGTGCTTGCGACCAGCTGGAAGCCCAGCACCGACGGCAAGGTGTGGACCTTCAAGCTCCGCAAAGGCGTTAAGTTTCACAACGGCAAGGCCATGACCGCCAATGATGTCGTTGCCACTTTCGATCGCTTGACCGATCCGGCGAACGCCTCCAGCGCTCTGTCCGTTTTCAAAGACGTGCTCAGCAAAGGCAGCGTGCGCAAAGTTGACGATTTCACCGTTGAGTTCCAGCTCGACGCCGCTAACGGTAACTTCCCCTACCTAGTCTCGTCCGACAACTATAACTCCATCATTTTGCCGGCCGACTATGCCGGCGACTTCGAGAAAAATTTCATCGGTACCGGCCCGTTCAAGCTCGAAAAATATACGCCGAAAGTCGGTGTATCGTTTGTACGTAATCCTGATTATTGGGGCATGAAGGCGCTTGTCGAACGCGTCGAATTTAGTTTTTTCGACAACGCGCAAGCGCAGATCCTCGCGTTTCAAGGGCGGCGAGTCGACGTCATCCAGCAGATCTCGGTGTTAAAGGCACGTGGTCTCCTGAAGGATCCCGACGTCAATCTCATTCGCCTGAAGTCGAGCGCACATTCGCAAGTCCACATGCGCACCGACATGGCACCATTCACCGATAAGCGCGTGCGTCAGGCACTGGCGCTTTGCTTGAATCGCCCAAAAATAATTCAAGGGCTGTTCCAGAACCTGGCGAGCCTCGGCAACGACAGCCCATTTGCACCAGCATTCCCATCGACCGATACTTCCGTACCGCAACGCGCGGAAAACATTCAGAAGGCTAAACAGCTGATGGCGGCAGCAGGCGCAAAAGATGGATTCAATGTAACGCTGACCACCGAAAAGTATCTAGAGATTCCCGAATACGCGGTACTGATCCAAAACGCCGCCAAGAAAATTGGTATCAACATCACGCTCAACGTTAAAGATCAGAGCGCTTACTACGGTAAGGCCGTTTACGGCGAATCCGACTGGCTCGATTCGGTTTTAGGAATTACCGACTACGGACATCGTGGTGTTCCCAACGTTGTTTTGGGCGCGCCGCTCAAAAGCGACGGCACCTGGAACTCGGCGCACTTCAAGAACAAGGAATACGATCGGCTGGTCACCAATTACGTCGCTGCGCTCGATACATCGTCACAACGCACCGCCGCAGGTGAAATTCAGCGGCTATTATTGGACGAGACGCCGGCCATCTTCGGTTACTTCTACGATTTCCTCGCGGTAACGGCGAAGAATGTGGTCGGGGTAAAACCGACGGCGATGTCGCATTTATTCCTGGGGCAAGCGAGGTTTACCTAA
- a CDS encoding ABC transporter permease, producing the protein MINFRPLLKRLSLSAVSLWLLSILIFVGGQLLPGDVARTILGPLADARAVEALNHELGTDRPLLVQYVEWTRHFIIGDLGTSLTFRAPVAPFITAALFNSLKLAALAFMIVVPLGVGGGVWAALHVGRLLDRIISIAGLAATVIPEFVSGIVFILIFGVWLDWFPVSATAPPDAGTLEVIYYLILPSLPLVLVLFGYIARMARAGTVEALDADYTRTAVLKGLPWRLVIYRHVLRNALLPTITVIATQIGYLIGGLMIVEVLFHYQGIGGLIYTAARGKDFPMLEAGILTIGIIYTFATLVADMLYSLLNPRIRFGAID; encoded by the coding sequence GTGATCAACTTTCGCCCCCTGCTAAAGCGCTTGTCGCTGTCGGCTGTGTCGCTGTGGTTGTTGAGCATTCTTATCTTCGTCGGCGGTCAACTGCTTCCGGGCGATGTCGCCCGTACTATTCTCGGCCCGCTGGCCGATGCGCGCGCCGTCGAAGCGCTTAATCATGAGCTCGGTACCGATCGACCACTGCTCGTGCAGTATGTGGAGTGGACCCGTCACTTCATCATCGGCGACCTGGGCACATCCCTTACCTTCCGCGCACCGGTGGCACCGTTTATTACTGCGGCGCTCTTCAACTCGCTAAAACTGGCAGCGCTTGCCTTCATGATTGTCGTACCGCTGGGTGTCGGCGGCGGCGTATGGGCGGCGTTGCACGTCGGCCGCCTGCTCGACCGAATCATTAGCATTGCCGGACTGGCCGCTACCGTCATTCCCGAATTCGTCTCTGGCATCGTCTTCATTTTGATCTTTGGCGTGTGGCTCGATTGGTTTCCGGTCAGCGCCACCGCACCGCCGGATGCCGGAACGCTCGAAGTGATCTACTACCTGATTCTGCCGTCGCTGCCACTCGTACTGGTACTGTTCGGCTACATCGCCCGCATGGCGCGTGCCGGCACCGTCGAGGCGTTAGACGCCGACTACACTCGCACGGCAGTGCTCAAAGGCTTGCCGTGGCGGCTAGTGATCTATCGGCACGTGCTACGCAACGCGCTGTTACCGACCATCACCGTAATCGCCACGCAGATTGGCTATCTCATCGGCGGTCTCATGATCGTCGAGGTGCTGTTTCACTACCAAGGAATCGGCGGTCTGATCTACACCGCCGCGCGCGGCAAGGACTTCCCCATGCTGGAGGCAGGCATCCTGACCATCGGCATCATCTATACATTCGCAACGTTGGTGGCCGACATGCTCTACTCATTGCTCAATCCACGCATCCGCTTTGGAGCAATCGATTGA